One segment of Drosophila ananassae strain 14024-0371.13 chromosome 3R, ASM1763931v2, whole genome shotgun sequence DNA contains the following:
- the LOC6497654 gene encoding intraflagellar transport protein 46 homolog: protein MNFYDEEITISGPDTKHLSSVQMEQRNEVAGGSRAGGSGASGAAGRGTGPGGSQRAAAARTRRLELHGNSTDDDGLLQDIIDHDDEAEDSDDDDDSEMQLPQGMAMGVGMTGLVPGPGNRNQKRPGSSRNPQQGPPHEDPLSSGSEEGAGGGFRGSGGGAAKLPHQKLTLPMRSSAGGRSEQQEEIFNMTPDKWEDLSLPGELKELFPYILKYTPQTIDTPFHLQPFIPEFVPAVGDVDALLKVQAPPLLQPQRQRELDDHLEKLGLWLLDEPSGAQSEPSLLNMKLRSVLSGSRGRNPRHASSASQIPTARSGKDIDKWIAEVEQVHMTQSMYDAQPRKDIDALLEDWPRAFGEAETKSALDQAYKSCLQQDISLADYVRVLCERFGVEGPLESQADYIHNVQTLFALYLAASQAWE, encoded by the exons ATGAACTTCTACGACGAGGAGATCACAATTAGCGGTCCCGATACCAAGCACCTGAGCAGTGTCCAAATGGAGCAGCGAAATGAAGTTGCGGGTGGCAGCCGAGCGGGAGGCAGTGGCGCCAGCGGGGCGGCAGGCAGAGGAACAGGGCCTGGAGGCTCCCAAAGAGCAGCGGCAGCCAGGACTCGTCGACTG GAACTTCATGGAAACTCCACGGATGATGACGGTCTGCTGCAGGACATCATCGACCACGATGACGAGGCGGAAGACAGCGACGATGACGACGACAGCGAGATGCAGCTGCCCCAGGGCATGGCCATGGGCGTGGGGATGACGGGATTGGTGCCCGGGCCAGGGAATCGCAACCAAAAGCGACCGGGGAGTAGCCGGAATCCCCAGCAAGGGCCGCCGCATGAGGATCCCCTGAGTTCGGGAAGCGAGGAGGGGGCCGGAGGCGGTTTCCGAGGATCTGGCGGAGGGGCAGCAAAGCTGCCGCACCAGAAACTAACCCTGCCCATGAGGAGCAGTGCGGGCGGCAGATCCGAGCAACAGGAGGAGATATTCAACATGACTCCCGACAAGTGGGAGGACTTGTCGCTGCCAGGGGAGCTCAAGGAGCTGTTTCCCTACATCCTGAAGTACACGCCCCAGACCATCGACACTCCGTTCCATCTGCAGCCCTTCATTCCGGAGTTCGTGCCCGCCGTGGGAGACGTGGATGCCCTTCTCAAGGTCCAGGCGCCACCTCTTTTGCAGCCCCAGCGGCAACGGGAGCTGGACGACCACCTGGAGAAACTGGGCCTGTGGCTGCTGGACGAGCCTTCGGGCGCCCAGTCCGAACCATCCCTGTTGAATATGAAACTGCGCTCCGTTTTGAGTGGCAGCCGGGGGCGTAACCCGCGCCACGCCTCTTCAGCCTCGCAAATTCCCACTGCCCGATCGGGCAAGGACATAGACAAGTGGATCGCCGAGGTGGAACAGGTGCACATGACCCAGTCCATGTACGATGCTCAGCCCAGGAAGGATATCGACGCCCTGCTCGAGGACTGGCCAAGAGCCTTTGGCGAGGCGGAGACCAAGAGTGCCCTGGATCAGGCCTACAAGTCCTGCCTGCAACAGGACATCTCATTGGCGGACTATGTGCGGGTTCTGTGCGAGAGATTCGGAGTGGAGGGCCCGTTGGAGTCGCAGGCCGACTACATCCACAATGTCCAGACCCTCTTTGCACTTTATTTGGCCGCCAGCCAGGCGTGGGAATAG